The following coding sequences lie in one Gemmatimonadota bacterium genomic window:
- the proC gene encoding pyrroline-5-carboxylate reductase gives MSETFGRAALPIAVLGAGNLGAAIARGIVRSGYRPAAEVLLTRRQPEQIADLAAAGHPVGDDNASAVRRAGIIILAVQPKHVGPVLRDLAVVLDPSQHIIVSTATGVSLETLRREVGPEIPVVRAMPNLGIQTLNSMTCLVADRTSMGALPEVEALFGHLGKTIRIEESKMAAATALCASGIAFFLRAIRAAGQGGVEIGFHADEAMRMAAQTAKGAAELLIQNETHPETEIDQVTTPNGCTIVGLNELENRGFSSAIVRALVVSTQRAASLDPTSQGGSPRS, from the coding sequence ATGAGCGAGACATTCGGGAGAGCCGCCCTTCCCATCGCCGTTCTCGGCGCGGGAAACCTCGGCGCCGCGATCGCGAGAGGGATCGTGCGATCCGGGTACCGGCCGGCCGCCGAGGTTCTCCTCACACGGCGCCAACCCGAGCAGATCGCGGATCTGGCTGCGGCAGGACACCCGGTCGGGGACGACAACGCTTCCGCGGTCCGGCGCGCCGGAATCATCATCCTCGCGGTCCAGCCCAAACACGTCGGCCCCGTTCTGCGGGACCTGGCCGTCGTCCTGGATCCGAGCCAGCACATCATCGTCTCTACCGCGACCGGGGTTTCGCTCGAGACGCTCCGGAGGGAGGTCGGTCCCGAGATTCCCGTCGTGCGAGCGATGCCGAACCTCGGGATCCAGACGCTGAACTCGATGACCTGCTTGGTAGCGGACCGCACCTCGATGGGCGCGCTCCCCGAGGTCGAGGCGCTATTCGGGCACCTGGGGAAGACGATCCGCATCGAGGAGAGCAAAATGGCGGCGGCCACGGCGCTCTGCGCGTCCGGGATCGCCTTTTTTCTCCGCGCGATCCGCGCGGCGGGACAGGGAGGAGTCGAGATCGGATTCCACGCGGACGAGGCGATGCGGATGGCGGCGCAGACGGCGAAGGGTGCGGCGGAGCTCCTCATCCAGAACGAGACCCATCCCGAGACCGAGATCGACCAGGTGACGACGCCCAACGGCTGCACGATCGTCGGGTTGAACGAGCTCGAGAACCGCGGCTTCAGCTCGGCCATCGTTCGAGCCCTCGTCGTCTCGACTCAGCGAGCTGCCTCGCTCGATCCAACCTCGCAGGGGGGCTCTCCCCGGTCGTGA